In Zalophus californianus isolate mZalCal1 chromosome 16, mZalCal1.pri.v2, whole genome shotgun sequence, the sequence attcttgcttttttttttttaagcatttttttttttttaagattttatttttaagcagagGCGCTGGCGTGGCGCAgacggttgagcatctgactcttggttttggctcaggtcacgatctcggggttgtgaggtcgagcccgcagtgggctctgccctcagcgcggtgcctgcttaagactctctctgcccctccccccacgtgcTCACCAGCAAACGCGTacgctctctccttctctctctcagataaataaatatatctttaaaaaaaaaacccaaaccaacaaaaaagattttatttttaagtactctgtacatccaacatgggactcaaactcacaaccccaagatcaagagtcgcacactccgtCAACAGAACCAGCTGGGTGACCTGTagcatatattttgatattttgattcctgcttttcttttttttaacctaatactGTAACATAAGGCATTTTCctacattattaaaaaatttatccTAGAAATCTATGAGTCCATACTGGTAAAAAGAGAGTACTAAAAAgccaaacaataacaacaacaaaaacaaacaaaaaaccctcatgGGTCACAACCAGAGGTCACAATGGCACCAACGATCCCTTGCTCTGAACTCTAgtacttaaagggaaaaaatttcaaaagcaaaaatttcTTCAACTTCACGGTATGCAGTCATATGATATaacagatcattctttttttttaaccactccCTTATCATTGGCCactcattttgttttcaattattgTAAATAGCATTGTGATTGTTGACTGTAGGTATAAATTTTTGCCatgttttaaattatgttaaaacGATGTCACAAGGAAAAAATCCCAGACttgcgtggagcccgatgcagggctccatcccacgaccctgagatcatgacctgagccaaaatcaagagtcagaggtgccacccaggcgccctggatatgAATATCTCCAAGGCTCTCCATACAGATGGCAGAATCGCCTTCTGGGGCCATTTCATCACATCTTTGCCAGCCCAGGGCACTACCCGCCCCCCCTTTTCTCCCTAATTTGATAGTGGAGAGTGGGATCTCACTGGGAGCGTTGGCTTCATTCCTTTAAACTTCTGGGGTTGAGCACTGCTTGTTTATGAGCGACCTGAGgattgcttctgcctctgcccatcTACCCACTGGGGTCTAGCCTTAGTGAGCTCTTTCATATGAAGGATATTAAACTCTTGTCTATTATGATACTTGGCAAACATGTTCCCAGTTTGCTACTGACTTTTTCATGCTTTTTaggctgttgttttgtttttcttttaaaattttatttatttacttgacagagagagacacagcgagagagggaacacaagcagggggagtgggagagggagaggcaggcttcccgctgagcagggagcccgatgcagggactcgatcccaggaccctgggatcatgacctgagccgaaggcagacgcccaacgactgagccacccaggcgcccctaggctgtTTCTGATGTACAGATGATTTTAATGTTTATGTGGTTGAATCTggagatatttttcttatttgtgatctctttccttgctttttttttttaatttcttttaagattttatttgtttgagagagagacagagatagcatgaacagggaggagagggagaagcaggctccccactgagcagggagcccgacatggggctcgatcccaggacccctggatcatgacctgagccgaaggcagacgcttaactgactcaatcacccaggctccccgcttTCCTTGGTTTTGAATGGAAAGCCATTCCCATGCAGGGATTTGCTAAGTGGTCACTCCTGGTGTGGCCACTTTTCTCCACACTCCTCCAAATACCTTTTGCTGCGTGGCCCAGACCCACCAAACCCATGGCTGCCAAGCTTCCCCTTTCAGTAATGGGGATGAGCAGGGGTTGGAGGGTCCTCTCCTGTCCACCTGCCCCAGACTCACCTGTACAAACAGGGGGATGGTGTTGAGTCGGAAGATCTCCATGCGGTTCATGGGATCCCGGGCGAGGATGTGCAGGGCTCCGGTGCAGCCCTCCACAATCTCCTCCATCCTCACACCGTCCTGCACAAGACGAGGCATTGGGGACGTGGCAACCAGTGGCCCTTGGACCTGGCCACACACCCCCAGCATGACAATCTGACAAACCTCACGGGTCCTCAGAGTTCGCCTCCGTGACAACTTGCCTCCCCGcttacacacacgcgcacgcacacatgcacaaacaggACAACCCTGAGCCCCAGGGAGGCCTCGCTCACCGTGTAGGGCTGCTGTGTGCCTGCAGCCGCATGGCGCTGGGCATCCTGGTGAGCTTTGACCAGCAACTGCACAAGGCGGGGGATAACCGCCGCCTCCTGCAGTGGGGCGTGGTTTGCTGGGCACAGGGCCAGATTCCTGACCAGGCCGATGGTTGCCTGATAAAAAAAAGGACGACAACAGGGACATTTCATGGGCATCTGAAGAATCCCAACTTCCCAGCAACATCTCCTCCTTCCCTTGTCATCTCTCCGTCCCCCAGGCCAGACACAGACATGCTGGAAGATCTCCAGACCATGAGACCACTCCCAGCCCATGTCCCTTACTCCATAGGATCCGTGGGTCCTCATGTCCAACTCTAACAGCCCCTGCTAAAATGATATCCCATTCCAGAACATTCTACCAGCCCCATGCCCTGCCCCAACCCGTCTTTTCTCTTAACaacctcctccctgcccagacACCAGAGTCTTACCTGCTTTTCTGATAATTCCTAAACCCTGATTATCAGGGAGTCCTTGCTATGGCTGACCCCAAAGCTTCCTGCTTTGGTGATACTCATATTACAATCAATCCCCAGCAAGGCAGCTCTGGGAAGAAGCCTCCTCTCCAGGGCACCCCATCTCCCAGGGGCCACTCTGGCCTCCCAGGGTCCCTCAGGCTCTTGCAAAGCAAGCTGTCATCTCACCTGACCCCCAAAACAAGAAGCCAGGAAGGCGGGGACAAAAATCATAAGAGATGGGGACATGAGCACAAGGCAGACGACCTGCCATGGTCACTTGTCACTTAGCTGCTAGGTCAAACCCTCCCCGCACCTCGGGCTTGCAGTAGGGACCAGCCTCAAGGAGGGTCCacatagttttgttttctcactatggattttaaaaaattcaatgtaGAACTCCTTAGAGCCATTCTTATCTGTACTGTTCAACTGTGTAAAATCTCACCAACGGGAGCCCCGCCAGTGGGCTCTCCTCGACCCAGGCAGCCCCCTTTACACCCTTAACTCCATATGGCAGACATTAAATGTCCCCCCAGaacactttctattttttgtcttGTTAGCATCCCCCCTGAGCTGTAGCGGGACGCATGGCCTTCTGACACAGGACACTTTGCTAGCCTCCTTGTAACCAGATGTGGCAATGTGACCAAGACCCAAATGTGAGCGGAAGTGATGTGTCCCACAGACCAGCCACATCGCCTtggaacctgttagaaatgcagcgGCTCGAGCCCAGCCTGCGGGACTCAGGGCCTCTCTGTCACAGCAGCTCTGCCTGTGGCCATACAGCTCCTAATCCCGCCCGCAGGGAGTGCCTTCCCCTTGCCGAAACCCTCCTGCGGCCACAGTCCACACCTTGACCAGCGGCCACTGGTTGGGCTGGTTGAGCAGCTTGACAATGGCCGGAATGCCATAGTTGAGGCGCACGGAGTTCTGGGCCATCTCAGCCTCGGGGTGGCGGCTGGTCAGGTGGCGCAGGGCACAGACAGCAGGCTCCGTGATGTCATCCTTGTCGCCGGCACGCAGGATGGCGTGGATGAGAGCCTCCACGCCGCTGTTCTGGGTCACCAGCGTCTTGTTCTTGCTGTTGTTGCACGTCAGGTTGGACAGAGTGCCCGTGGCACAGGTGAGGACATTGACGTCGTCCACACTCAGCTGGTTCACCAGAATCTTCAGCACACTCTCCAGGCCCTCCTGTGGGTTGTGGGGGAGGCAGCGGGGAGTGAGGGAGATTCCCTGCTCCCAGGAGTCTTCCCAAATCTGtctggtggcgggggggggggggaaatggcCTGACAGGGTCTGAAGCCCACTCAGCTAACAGTCAATGGGCCCTGCCCGCATGCCTCGGAGCCTCCACGCCCGTGCTGCTATCCCACCGGGCAACTGCCGCTCAGAGCGGCTTGCCCACACACCCACAGCCAGTGCGCCGGCTCGGAACCCAGGCCTGCCTCTAAGCTTGTgctcttccctcccatcccctgcccctctGCGTCCTCAGACCCAGACAGGGCCGGGAGGAAATTGTTGAGGCCACGTGCTTCCGTGGCCCAGCTGGCCTGCTCTTCCTGGCTTCTCACCTTTCTGGGCCTTCATGCTGCCCTCTCAGTGGTCCCCAGGCCAAATCCAGTTTCAGGGAACATCACTGACCCAGAAGCCCCACTTCTCCCAGGGGGAGCCCCAGGAGCCTTGTGGTAGAACAGGAAGACTCCAGGCTCTGGGATGACACTGCTGagtcccagttctgccatttactagctgtgacCAAGGGCCATTACATAATCCCCTGGGCCCCCGTTTCTTCATCTAACCACCTGGTCCCCTATTCCACCTCTAGCTGTTGAAAGGGGTAAGCGAGCCAATGTCCACAAGTGCCTAGCAGGGTCCAGCACATGGCCGGGGCTGAATAAACAGCCTGTTGATGGGGTGCAGGGGGCCTCTTAGGAATGGTAGTCGGAGGTTGGAAGGAGGGACCAGGAGTCTTGTCCTAAAACTGCATTTTTCCTTAAACTGTGTGTTTAGTCACCAGAGCCCCCAGGCTATCTCCTGGTACATTACTGCTGCTCGCCGCAGGATCTAGGTCAAAACTGTTCCCCAGGGACCACCTGAAGTCCAGCTTAGGAACATCAGCCCCTTCTTCTATTCCCCTTCCTGAATCCTTAACAGCCATTAGAGCCTTAAGCTAAAGGACGGAGGGATCTCAGGGTATTTCCAGCCTCAGCCACAATGGGGCAAGATGTATTGGCCTCAGGCCCCCCACGGCTCCTAAGGTCAGAGTTGCAGACAGGAGCCTGCGTGCGGCAAGAGGGGAGGATGAGGTGGCTGGAGAGGTGGACCCAGGCCCAAACGCCTCCCTCACCTGTTTGGTGGCCACGTCCGATAGGTTGCGCAGGGTCCAGAGGCAGTTCTGTACGAGGCGGGGGCTGTTGCTTGTCAGGTGTTTGCCCAAGGCCTGCATCCCACCTGGGGCAAGGGACAGGGAGCACGTCGGCCACGGGGAGCACGGCACCCCAAGCCTGGCTGCTGGACAAGGCCCCCACCCCAGCCGTCCTGGCCACATGGGCCATCCTTGCAGGCCATACTCACCAGCCTCCACAATGGCAGGCTTATTGCTGGGACACACGGACAGCACTTTGAGCACACGGCTGGTGGTCCAGAGCAGCTTCTCATAACTGTAGTTACGCATGATCTGCACGAGGGCCTGGGGCCCTCCGTTGGCCAGGATGATGAGCTGAGGGGGAGACGGTGGAGAACGAATGTGAGACAGACAGGAAGTATGACAAGGAACAAGGAAACGAGAGGGGCGACAGAGCTGTCACTACTGAACTTCAGCGAAAACCTGAATAGCttttgtgacaactaaaaatgccaaaatttttgaaaaaaggatAATACACAATGCTGACAAGGATGAGGTAAAACTGTACTAACAGACACCATCACTACCAACGCTGTAAGTGATACAATCCTTCTGGAAGGCATTTGGCAATCTGGGTAAAAGCCCAGAAATATTAAAAACCCTTAGCcccactgatgaaaaaaattgtcCACGCTTTGGGAAAAGCTATGTGCCCAAAGATGCTCATTACAGCACTGTTTATAAAGGTAGAAAATCAAAAGCCATCTAAATGCCCTCCCTAAGAATAACGTCTGGGGCCCCCACTTCATGAAATGCTATTTGCCACGATAGAGGGTGATTctcaagatacagaaaaaaaaatgttaaatacatagaaaacaggggcacctgggtggctcagtaggctgagcctctgccttcagctcaggtcatgatcccagggtcctgggatcgagccctgcatcaggctccctgctcagcggggagtctgcttctccctctgcctctgacccttcttgtgtgctctctctcactcactctctctctcaaataataaataaaatctttaaaagaaacacacagaaaacagatgCAAAGTTGTACATTTGCCAAGGCTACAACCACATACAAATACGCCCAGAGGACGGCCCTGCAGGAAGCATATGGAGATAGCGGTGGTTGTGTGAGGATGgtgacattttttccttttccttttcctcaaaatattcaGGTATATGATGAAAGATGTACAGCTGCATACACTCATACATTTAACCTAAAAAGGGTAAGGAGGTAACCTAAAAAGTGGCCGGAAGCTGCAGCTGGACAGAAGGTGATGCTCCGGAGGACtgcggggctgggctgggggcggcGCACAGCCCACCTTGCTCTCCTGGTTGCCGTAAGCCAGGAGCTGCAGGCAGTCAGTGGTGATGGCCAGGAACTTGGGGTTGTTCTTGTTGAGCAGGGGCACCATCTTCTGCAGCCCATCTGCCAGGCGCACCGCCATCTTGGCGCCCTCCTGGTAGAGCAGCAGGTTGTGCAGCGTGGTGATGGCATAGAACAGGACCGACTCCACAGGGGAGCTGGGACGATGGGCAGGGTGTTAATGTGAGTCGGGTCCCAAGGGCCTGGCGTGAATGTGGGCTAGCCCCCGCCACCAGGAAGCCTTCCCCATACCAACACCCCTGTGGAAACAGCCCTTGACGAAAACATCATCGTCCCTTGAGCCCGGCCCCGCTCGGCCCCGAGTGCACAGTGCGCACCACTCCTCTCTCTGCCAGGACCACGACTCCCCCTGCGCCCAGGACTGAGCGCACAGTAGGTCTACTAAGGAACTACCACATGGGAGGCCATGTGCTAGAGCGGTCCTGTGAGGGGATCAGGGTATCTCCAACCTCAAGGAACTCACAGCCTGGCATGGATATAAGGAGAAAGACCGATGAACCTCGCAAGCTGGGAAAGATACGGGAGGCAAGGAactctctctgctgttccctctgcctgggatacTCTTCCCTTCATCTACCCGGGCCAAGCCCCACTCATCCCTTGGCACCCTGCTATTAGAGTGCACAGAGCTCTGAGCAATCTTGGGCAGACCACTCCCTAGCCTATACCGGATCCTGGGGACTAACCTGCTAGTTTCTTACATGCCATCTCCCCTGCTAGGCCGTGAGAAGCTGAGCCCCAGGACTGGGCATGGGGctgcacctggcacacagtaggtccttgATAAATGTTGTATGGAAGCCCAAGGGAGGGGTATCCCCAGGATCCTACAGTGAGTAGGGGTGGGTACCTGAGCATGCGGACCAGGGCAGGGATGCCGCCTGACTTGAAGATGGCAAGCAGCCCCTCGCGGTGGTGGGAGAGGTTGTGCAGGATGCTGGTGGTGCAGCGGGCCGTGTCCAGGTCACTGGTGTTCTGCATGGTGCGCACCACGGCCGCTACCAGCTGGGGCGAGCCCATCAGCGCCCGCCGCGACGCCTCTTTCTTGGACAGCTGGTTCACAATCATGGCTGCCTTGGTCACTACCacctgagggggagggggagggatgggaaaAAGTGAGCAGATGGGCCGGGCCAGCTGCCACTGTGAGATAGAGGGGCCCGGTGAGCCCGTCCAGAGGATTCAGAGGGACCCAGCTCAAACTCTGCCCCGCTGATGCGGCCCGGGGTAGGGGGTCCCCTGTAGACACCTGACCTGTCCcctctctgccccgcccccaccctggccaGACCCCTCCCGGACCGGGTCCTCATCGTTGAGCAGTTTGGTGAGTTCAGGCAGGGCCCGGGTGGCCAGCTCGGCGTCATCCTGGTAGTTGATGAGATGCACGATGGCTGACTTGAGCAGCTGGGACGGCTCGGCCAGCCGCTGCAGGTTGGTGCTCTGGCCCTCCACCTGGGTGGCCAGCAGCAGTGAGCTGTCTTCCCCTGTCACACCAGGACACATGGCCTCCCGCACCCGCTTGGCTCTGGCCGTCGTGGACATCTGGTACTCCAGgtcacctgggggtggggggcaacgGGCAGGGACTGAGCCATAGGAGGTGCATGGGGAGGTAcactggggagcagggcaggcctTGTAGACAGCCCACGTGGGTTCTCGGGGCTAGCTGCCACCCTGACCAAGGCCCCAGCGACACCCCTCACGCGGTTCTGCCTCTAACCAGGGGAGGTCACCACCGCCTCAGTTAcgtcagctgtaaaatggggcccCACCTGTTCTGTCCATCACAGGGAATTCTTATGGGAATTAAATACTAGTTGTAAATTGCTCTGAAAAAAAGGATGTAGTAGTACACACATCCCTACAAAAGTGTTAGTGAATGTTACTATTCATGGGAATAGTTAACActttttgagtacttactatatgcTTAGCAGTGAATTAAatgcttttcttatattttctcatttatctcaTAATAACccggtaagtactattattatctccattttacagatggggtaactgaggcatggagagattCTAGGAGCCCAAGCTGGGGTCTGAACTCAgacagcctgactccagagcccaaacCCCAACCCTACACCTCTCCCTTAACAACCAGGTTGAGGTAGCAGGAGACAACCTAGGTCTCCTTTCAACTCTGAAATCTCACGATTCTAATTATATCCTCATCATCTCCAAAGGAGGCAACTCTCCCATTACACAGGCAAGCAAATAGAGGCCCAGAGGGCCACCCAGTATCATACAGCAGATCAGAGAGAAAGGCGGGAGTGTGGGTTTCAGAAAGCAGGAGGTGGGTTCTCAGCTCAGACTCCGGGTTCCACCCCCTGGGTGGGTCCAGAGTCCCACATATAGGTGCCCAAGCTTCCCAGGCATCCCGATGCCCTGggggacagacacacagagaggcagaAGTTCCACCCTCCAATTAGTTGGGAAGGAGGAGACACCCACAGATCTTTCCCACCTAAATGCTGGGCTTTGAGCTACCAACACAATGACAGGCCCGCCAAGGGGCCCTTGCCTGCTGTCAGGGAGGAGAGCCCCGGGCACTGAGGCTGAGCTCCGCAGGGCCTGCACCTGTCCCAGCCCACCCCGTACCTGTCCCAGCACTCACAGCTCACCCGGCTCAATGCGTGGCACCCTGGAGGCACCTATGGACAGTGGTCTAGGGCCCACATATTCCTCTCCCCCCCAGAGAGGCCAGGGCCCCCGCTGGAAGCCCCAGGGCCAGGGGCCAGCAGCTGGGGCCTCAAGCCACCACCCGGCCTCAGGCTATCTGTAGGTCTCCTCCTACCCCCATCGGGAGCCCTGCCTCCCCATCAAATTTGAGGCTCCTGGAGCAAAAGGACCATCTTCCCTGATAGTCCCTGTGGGTCCCCTGAGGGCAATAGTGATGCCTCAACATTATATTATAAGTTCATCGAGGACCAGGACCATGACTTTAGACTGGCAGGAAGGATCTCTGCTTCCTCTCCATACGGGAGGTTCAAGGAAGAGGAATCCACCGCCCTCTCAGATGGGGGCACCCTGAAGTAGCTGCGCCTCCTCCCTCAGACAGGAGCCCCCTAAAGTCGGCCTCCCTCTGCCCCGACAGGGCCGAGGCTGGCTTTTTGCTGAAGTACTTCCGTGGAACAGTTTCCATGCAAGAGTCCCCGGGGATCCTGACCTtggctctggggcacctgggtgtagGTGGTGGTCTTCTTCAGTGTGTACTGGCGCCCACAGGCCTCATCCTCTTCCATGACGCCCTTGCTACTGACCGAGGGCACACAGGTGTTGGCACCCGAGTGGATGCCAGAGTCATAGGTGTACGTCTGCTGCCACTCAGTCACCTTGATGGGTTGTTCGATCAGGTTCATCACTTCCATGGCGGCTGCTGGGGACACAAAGGAGGGACAGGAAATCAGCTGGCTCTGGGGAGGCATCCCATGATctggcccagcccccagcttcagcccatccccaggcccagggagggactGCCCACAATGGAATACCCAAGTGTGAGTCCTGGGCTTAGATCCCTAACCTCCAGCCCAGGGGGGAGCGAGCCCTATGGGCAGTGCGGCAGTAAAGAACCAGATGCCCCCAACCCAGCCCTGGGCTCACTCACCTTGCTGTCCCCGCCCAACACTCCCGGAGCAAAAGGCACTCAGGACCTCCAGCAGCTTCTGGGGTCCTGCAGACCCACCCCCATGCATGGGGCTCTCTGGGAAAGTCTCTGGTGAGGTACCTACACCCCAAGCATTGGACAGGAAACTgggcggggcagggaggcagTCTGACaggtttctctggagagccctggaGGCTGCTGGGAGCCGTCAAAGGCTCCCTTGGAGACTCCAGGATCTCAGGATCTTTCCTGAAGATGGGGCGAGGATCACAAGTGACCCCAGAGGCCCAAGCCCTGAGATCCCTGTCTCCCCAGCACCCCAGCTCCTAGAAGCCTTTTCCAGAATTCTGAGCCCCACTGACCAGTTCCAGTATCAGCCACATACTACTGGGCCAATTCACCTCTCCGTAGAGCCCaaccctcatctgcaaaatggggtaaCACCACATCCCTCGCAGGCTGTCGTGAAGGCTGGATTTGTAAAAGACCCAGCCtggtgccaggcacatagtaggtgctcagtgttGGTGGCCACGGCCATGGACGTGGCCGTGGCCATGTAGCAACACTGTCTCTCCCTCGGAGGGGTTTTCTCACTTCCTGTCCTCCTAGAACCCAGACTAGAGATAAGGGGTGGGGCAGGCCTCGGGAGGGGTGTCACTGCTATTCAGgtaccccttcctccccctgcagAGACTTGGGGGCACTTGAGGTTCATGAATTGCTGGGCCCTACTGTGGACCCCTGGTGAATTCTCACTTGGTCTGTTGGGCTTCCCTGTCTCGGGAGCTGACCTCCAGAGTCCAGCCCCTGGGAGGAGAGGCAAGGGAAG encodes:
- the LOC113908067 gene encoding junction plakoglobin, which gives rise to MEVMNLIEQPIKVTEWQQTYTYDSGIHSGANTCVPSVSSKGVMEEDEACGRQYTLKKTTTYTQVPQSQGDLEYQMSTTARAKRVREAMCPGVTGEDSSLLLATQVEGQSTNLQRLAEPSQLLKSAIVHLINYQDDAELATRALPELTKLLNDEDPVVVTKAAMIVNQLSKKEASRRALMGSPQLVAAVVRTMQNTSDLDTARCTTSILHNLSHHREGLLAIFKSGGIPALVRMLSSPVESVLFYAITTLHNLLLYQEGAKMAVRLADGLQKMVPLLNKNNPKFLAITTDCLQLLAYGNQESKLIILANGGPQALVQIMRNYSYEKLLWTTSRVLKVLSVCPSNKPAIVEAGGMQALGKHLTSNSPRLVQNCLWTLRNLSDVATKQEGLESVLKILVNQLSVDDVNVLTCATGTLSNLTCNNSKNKTLVTQNSGVEALIHAILRAGDKDDITEPAVCALRHLTSRHPEAEMAQNSVRLNYGIPAIVKLLNQPNQWPLVKATIGLVRNLALCPANHAPLQEAAVIPRLVQLLVKAHQDAQRHAAAGTQQPYTDGVRMEEIVEGCTGALHILARDPMNRMEIFRLNTIPLFVQLLYSSVENIQRVAAGVLCELAQDKEAADAIDAEGASAPLMELLHSHNEGTATYAAAVLFRISEDKNPDYRKRVSVELTNSLFKHDPAAWEAAQSMIPINEPYADDMDATYRPMYSSDAPLDPLDMHMDMDGDYPIDTYSDGLRPPYPTADHMLA